The Selenomonas sp. AB3002 sequence CGGGGCAGCTTGGCCACTTCATAAGAACCAACCAGTTCGCCGTTGCGCAGCACTGTGATATGGTCGCAAAGGTCGTAAATCTGTTCCAGGAAATGAGATATGAAGATAATGCCCATGCCCCGCTTCTGCAGCTGGCGGATGATCCTGAAGAGGCGTTCCGTTTCCTTTTCGTCCAGAGAAGAAGTAGGCTCGTCCAAAATCAGAATCTTGGCTTCGATATCCACAGCTCTGGCGATGGCTATCATCTGCTGCACAGCCACTGAATAATGGTCCAGAGTCTTGGTGACATCAATGTTTACTCCCAAACCTGCCAGCAGCTCCTCAGAGCGCTGGTTGATGGTCTTCCAGTCGATGAAACCGTACTTGCGCGGCTCCCTGCCGATATAGATATTCTCTGCCACCGTCAGATTCTTGCACAGGTTGACCTCCTGATACACGGTGGAAATGCCGCATTCCTGGGCTTCCTTCGGCGTGCGGGGAGAAATGCGCTTCCCCTGCAGGGTGATGGTGCCCCCATCACGCTGATAAACCCCTGTCAGCACCTTGACCAATGTGGATTTTCCTGCACCGTTCTCACCCATCAGGGAGTGAATCTCACCTGCGTGGAGGGTGAAGTCCACATTGGAGAGCGCCCTGACTCCCGGAAAAACTTTGTCGATGTGCCGCATTTCCAACAAGGCTTTTTCTTCCATAAATCCCACCCCATAACTTTCAGAATCCATGCTTCTGCATGATAATACACACTTATTATAGCATTGCATAAAATTATATAAAAGTTTCCGTGCCAGGGCGTGTTGATTAAATGAGCTTGGTCCAGATTTGCGGGGATTGGCTATCCAATGCAAGGCGACAAACCGGAGGCATAGCGGTGCTATGTCGAGGATTTGTCAACGCAGCAGGGACAGTCAAGACCCGTGAAGATGGGCTGAGTGAATTAATCAACACGCCCTACGCCCTTTTGGGCATAGAAAGGGCCGCGCTGCCTTAGGAGGCTTTTGATACTCCCCTGGCGGGCGCGGCCTTTCCTGCTTGCTGTGTCTAGGTTTGGATCATTAGTTTGTTCTTAGTACTTGCGCTCCGGCAGGGTCTTCTCAGCTACATCAGCAGGGAAGATGCCTTCGTCAACGTATACGAGCTTCTCAACCTTTTCGCCCTTGAGGATCTTCTTGGCAGTCTCCATGAGCAGCTGGCCCTGGAGGGGGTTGCACTCTACGGTGCAGTTTGCCTTGCCCTCGATCATAGCCTGGAAGATACCCTTCACGCCATCGATGGAAACGATGGTGATGTCCTTGCCGGGCTGGAGGCCTGCAGCCTCGATAGCCTGGATAGCGCCGAGAGCCATGTCATCATTATGAGCGAAGAGAACGTCAATCTTGTCACGGTCGGACTTCAGGAAGGACTCCATGACCTCCTGGCCCTTCTGACGGGTGAACTCACCGGTCTGGGAAGCGAGGATATTGAACTTCTTGCCATCAGCAGCTTCTGCCATAGCATTCTTGAAACCTTCCTGGCGGCGGATAGCCACGGAAGAACCAACAGTACCTTCAAGGACAACTACCTGGAACTGGTCGCCACCAGCGCGGGGGGTCTTGTTGTTCTTCTTCATGTACTCATCGAGCCATTTGAAGACGTTCTGGCCTTCCTTCACGGAGTCGGTGCCAATCTTTGCAACATAGAGGCTGTCATCAGAGAGCTTCACATCGCGGTCAACTACGATGACGGGAATCTTGGCATCCTTTGCTTCCTTCAGCACAGTGTCCCAACCGGTCTCAACGATAGGAACGAAAGCGATGATATCAACGCCCTGGGCGATGAAGGAACGGATGGCCTTGATCTGGTTCTCCTGCTTCTGCTGAGCATCGGAGAACTGGAGATCAATGCCTGCGTCCTTGGCAGCCTGCTTGACGGATTCAGTATTGGCAGTTCTCCACTCGGATTCCGCTCCGATCTGGGAGAAGCCCATGGTGATTTTCTTGTCCCCGCCGGCGCTGGAGCCAGAGCTGGAACCGGAGGATTTCTCATCGCCGCCACCGCAGCCTGCGGCCACTACCATCATCATGATGGCCATTACTAATGCAAGAATCTTTTTCATTTCTTCGTCTCCTTTGGGTTTGCCAGAACCTAGACTGAAACTAAACTCTTGAAATTCCCCTGTTTGTAGTCTCCCATCCCTCCTCAAAATTGTACCCCTCGAGCAAGTTTGCTCGAACACAATTTCAATCTACTTATAAGATACACATTTATCAGACAGTTGTCAAGTTCTTTCTTGAATTTTATTTTTATAAATCGGTTCGAGCACACTTTCTCGTGGTGCACCATATAAATTTGGACATACACATATAAAAAAGCCTCCCTCTCAGAGGGAGGTGGCAGCCCGAAGGGCTGACGGATAAGTTTTAGAAGCGTACATTATAGGCCTTACCTGCCCCGTGAAACGGGGAAGGGGGACCGCCGCCAGGCGGTGGAAGGGGCGATGGTAACGTAACGGCTTCGATTCCCCCTTCCACCGGCTTCGCCGGTCCCCCTCCCCCGCAAGCGGTGGAGGTAAGGTCTGCTAAAAACGTAGCCCCCTAAATGGAAAAATTCACTGCTCGCAAGTATAGCTCATTGCCCCTCACCTCTGAAACAGCTCCCTTATCTCCTCATCCGTCAGCTTGGACAGGAAGTTTTCGCCGGGCTGTATCATCTTGTCTATGAGATTCTTTTTCTTCTGCTGCAGGTCGTAGATTTTCTCCTCCACCGTATCCTTCATGATCAGGCGCACCACCTGCACATTGTTCTTCTGGCCCAGGCGGTAGGCGCGGTCGGTGGCCTGGTCCTCCACGGCGGGGTTCCACCAGGGGTCGACATGCAGCACCATATCCGCCCCCGTGAGATTCAGCCCCGTGCCACCGGCCTTGAGGGAAATCAGGAACACAGGCCTGTTGCCTGCGTTGAAGGATTTCACCAGATTAAGGCGTTCAAGAGCAGGGGTGCTGCCATCCAGATAGTGATACTTCATGCCCATCTTTTGGAGCCTGTCCCCAATATGCCCCAGAAGGGTGGTGAACTGGGAGAAAATCAACAGGCGGTGGCCAGCCTCCACCGCATCTCCCACGATTTCCTCCAGCACATCCAGCTTGCCAGAGCCGCCATTGTAATCCTCCAAAAAGAGCGAAGGGTCGCAGGCAATCTGCCGCAGACGGGTGAGGATAGCCAGGATCTTGATCTTCGTCTCCCCAATATTCCTCTCTTTCAGAGCTTCGTTGAATTCCTTCTGGCTCTTGAGGAACCAGGCCTTGTAGACCTTGTCCTGCTTCGGGGTCATCTCGCAGGTCTGGCGGCGCTCCACCTTGTCAGGCAGCTCTGTCAGCACATCCTGCTTCAGGCGGCGCAGGATAAAGGGCATGATGTGGCGTCTGAGGTCTGCGGCCGCCTGCTCGTCCTGCTCCTTGACAATGGGGGTTTCATATTTCTGCTTGAACTTCGGCTGGGTCAGGAGATACCCGGGCATCAGGTAATCAAAAAGCGACCACAATTCCGTCAAAGTATTCTCTATAGGCGTGCCAGTGAGGGCAAAGAAACCCTCTGCCTGCAGCTGCTTCACGCTATGGGCATTCTGGGTGCCGGGATTCTTGATATGCTGGGCCTCGTCCAGGATGGCATAGCGGAAATGGCAGGGAGCATAAAGATCAATATCCCGCTTCAGCATATTGTAAGTGGTGATAAGAAGATCTGCCTCCCCGGGCTGATTCTTCTGGGGCAAAGATTTTTTGAGGATTTCCTCTCGCTCTTCCTTGGTGCCCGCCACCGCTATGGCTTTGAGCCGGGGCGTGAAGCGCCGGGCCTCATCCAGCCAGTTGTAGACCAAAGAGGTGGGAGCCACCACCAGGGAAGGCGGCGAAACCTTACCCTCTTTCTCATCTTCCTCCTTCTTGGCCAGCAGGAAGGTTAGCACCTGCAAGGTCTTGCCCAGACCCATGTCATCGGCGAGAATCCCCCCCAGATGGCACTGGGCAAGGCCAGACAGCCAATTGAAGCCCGTTACCTGATAGTCGCGCAGGGTATCAGTGAGACTTGCGGGCACTTCGTAGTCCGAATCCTGAGGGCTCCTCACGCGCCGCACCACCTGACGAAAGATCTGGCTGCGCTTCAAAGTTATATCACCCTGATTTTCCCGGGCCAGCGTATCAATATACATGGCCTGAGCCAGGGGCAGTACAGCGGTTTCCCCTGCTTTCACATTCTTCTTGCCCAAACCCGTGTTTTCCACAAACTCTGCCAGAGCCGCCAGCTGCTGATCCCCCAGAGTCACAAAGGTACGGTCTTTCAACCTGTGGTAGCGGCGCTTTTTGCGGTAAGAGGCCAGAATATCCATCATTTCCTTGAAATCCAGATCTTCCGCCTTGAAGGACACTTCCAGCAGATTATCGTCATTGACGCTGACCCCTGCCGTCACCTTGGGCATACGGCGGACAGGCTTTTCCTGGAAGGCATCCTCATAGAAGATTTCCACCCATTCCGGCAGGGCAGGCAG is a genomic window containing:
- a CDS encoding ABC transporter substrate-binding protein, giving the protein MKKILALVMAIMMMVVAAGCGGGDEKSSGSSSGSSAGGDKKITMGFSQIGAESEWRTANTESVKQAAKDAGIDLQFSDAQQKQENQIKAIRSFIAQGVDIIAFVPIVETGWDTVLKEAKDAKIPVIVVDRDVKLSDDSLYVAKIGTDSVKEGQNVFKWLDEYMKKNNKTPRAGGDQFQVVVLEGTVGSSVAIRRQEGFKNAMAEAADGKKFNILASQTGEFTRQKGQEVMESFLKSDRDKIDVLFAHNDDMALGAIQAIEAAGLQPGKDITIVSIDGVKGIFQAMIEGKANCTVECNPLQGQLLMETAKKILKGEKVEKLVYVDEGIFPADVAEKTLPERKY
- a CDS encoding DEAD/DEAH box helicase is translated as MLDIEAIRYTTNSTYLSRGKSYYKQGRVFELESEGEQAYSAVVKGTRKYRVSVELSEDGSEVYDWHCNCPIGDEEDACKHVVATLFAIREEQKKEEGFEKIVQHIERTNAKPAQVLEALMETFGEFKNDLKTGRDLAREQKKKRDAKVSKELFEFYAPQVESAQENRCRQRIQLVPKLMVVEMRGGYERWLEFKVGEDRLYVLKDPLSFRQCVKEGQSWPLGTKNSIDTSNFVWADETSEKLFKLIDEARRRERDLMSCSEYGYYSYGYYGRSLTFDAKKFKLGNENFAKFLEIMAGQPFEFNINNSQTETVETAPGNPPFKLTVEREDDGGGLIDFAVGDTACFLDDENRYLYVDGKIYHTDDDFDKDVRPFMYVARNNPHGISLSPQDMTRFFSLVLPRLRRVVEVEVAEGFEDKFIFEPLACELYLDYEGEGISVRPVYAYGDNKFNPLVDKKLQLPRGQQLVRNESGEKEIELRLANYGFQPEGNRYVQRDEERSYDFLYEELPALPEWVEIFYEDAFQEKPVRRMPKVTAGVSVNDDNLLEVSFKAEDLDFKEMMDILASYRKKRRYHRLKDRTFVTLGDQQLAALAEFVENTGLGKKNVKAGETAVLPLAQAMYIDTLARENQGDITLKRSQIFRQVVRRVRSPQDSDYEVPASLTDTLRDYQVTGFNWLSGLAQCHLGGILADDMGLGKTLQVLTFLLAKKEEDEKEGKVSPPSLVVAPTSLVYNWLDEARRFTPRLKAIAVAGTKEEREEILKKSLPQKNQPGEADLLITTYNMLKRDIDLYAPCHFRYAILDEAQHIKNPGTQNAHSVKQLQAEGFFALTGTPIENTLTELWSLFDYLMPGYLLTQPKFKQKYETPIVKEQDEQAAADLRRHIMPFILRRLKQDVLTELPDKVERRQTCEMTPKQDKVYKAWFLKSQKEFNEALKERNIGETKIKILAILTRLRQIACDPSLFLEDYNGGSGKLDVLEEIVGDAVEAGHRLLIFSQFTTLLGHIGDRLQKMGMKYHYLDGSTPALERLNLVKSFNAGNRPVFLISLKAGGTGLNLTGADMVLHVDPWWNPAVEDQATDRAYRLGQKNNVQVVRLIMKDTVEEKIYDLQQKKKNLIDKMIQPGENFLSKLTDEEIRELFQR